DNA sequence from the Halorussus limi genome:
AGAGCGTTGCGGGCGTCCTCGCGTTCGCCGTACCCCGCGTCCCACTCCCCGTAGTCGAATCGCAGGCAGGCGATTCCGGCGTCGGTGAGCGCCTCGCTGACGGCGGTCAGGCGCTTGTCGCCGCGGTGGCCCCGGTGTTGGGGATGGGGCGGACAGGCGACCGCTATCGCGTCGGCGTCGGCGGCGTCGGGCGCGTCGAGGGTCGCGCGCACGTCGCGGCCGCCGGGAATCGGCAGGTCCTCGGAGTTCATGGGCGTCTCTTGTCCGAGGATTCAGATAAGGGTTGCAACTAGCGTTCGAGTCGAGCGAGAGCGGTTTCCGAAAGCCACCGGCCGGCCAGCGCTCGGCCAGCGGAAGCCCAAACGGCGTGCGTCCGTCTGACGACTGTTGGGGAGGTGAGGATTTTAAGGGTCAGGTCACGAAAGAGGGTGGTATGGGAGTGCTTTCACGCCTGTCGTACGTCGTCCGGTCGAAGATAAACGCCGCGCTGAATCGGGCCGAAGACCCCTCCGAGACTCTCGATTACTCCTACGAGCAGATGCGCGACGAGTTGCAGGAGGTCAAGCAGGGCATCGCGGACCTGACGACCCAGAAGAAGCGACTCGAGATGCAGAAGCGCCGCCTCGAGGAGAACGTCGAGAAACACAACGAACAGGCCCGCGAGGCCGTGAATCAGGACCGCGAGGACCTCGCCCGGCGCGCGCTGGAGAAGAAAAAGCAGAAGATGAACCAGATAGAGGACCTCGAAGGCCAAATCGCCAGCCTCCAGAACACGCAGGACAACCTCGTCGAGAAGAAAGACCAACTCCAGAACCGCATCGAGGAGTTCCGCACGAAGAAAGAGAGCATGAAGGCCCGCTACGAGGCCGCCGAGGCCCAGACTCGCGTCTCGGAGGCCATGACGGGCGCGGGCGACGAGATGGAGGACGTGGGCCGCGCCATCGAACGCGCCGAGGAGCGCACCGAGGACATGGAGGCCCGCTCTGAGGCGATGGACGAGTTGCAGGACTCGGGCGTCTTCGAGGACGCGCTCTCGGACAAGGACAGCCTCGACCGCGAACTCGAAGAGGTCCGGACCTCCGGCGAGGTCGACGCCGAACTCGAAACCCTCAAAACCGAGATGGGCAAGGGGTCGAGCGACGCCGGCGAGTCGGACGCCGAACCCGCGGACCTCGAAACCGAGGTCGAGACCGAGTCCGCCGACGAGGACATCGAGGCCGAGTTAGAGGAACTCAAAGACGACGACGAGAGCAGTTAACCGTCGGTTTCGTTCGACTCCGTCTCCGAACTGTTTGCCGGGTCGTCCGCAGATTCGCCCGCCGCGTCGGCGAGACTCTCGGCGGTGTCGGCCACCTCGGCCGCCGTGATGCGGACCGTCGCGCCGTCTCGCTCGACGACGTAGTGCACGCCCGGCGCGTGGTCGCTGGCCGGGACGAACAGCGTGTCGCTGTTATCGGTCTCGCTGCTCGCACGCGCGCCGTTCGCGTCGAGCATCTCGCGCCACGCGGCCGCGAACTCGCGGGCCTCGCGTTCCGATTCCCACGTCGTCACCCAGTGAGTCGCCGGTCCCGTCGCGCCCGCGGCGGCGTAGTAGTACATGCGGTCGTTGGCCCATCCGTCCGCGACGTCGGCCGCGCGGGCGAACGACAGGCCGTTCATCCGGAGCGCGTGGCGGACGACCAACTCGCCCACTCTGTCCGCGTGGTAGCGCGTCAGATTCCGGTCGTCGGGAATCTCTGGGTCGGGCGGAAGCGGGACGCGCTCGACCGTTTCGCCGGGGTGGAGGAGTTCGGCGGTCGAGTTCGGCGGTCGCTCGATGGCGGCCGACCGGTCCGCGGGCGAACTCCCGGCCGACTCGTAGTACTCGTAGCCGTAGTAGTAGGGCGTCCCCGCGACGCTGTGGGGCCACGCGGCCCGCGCCAGCGTCCGGTTGTACTCGCTGACCGAGTAGTCGCTGTCGTCGTACTTTTCGAAGTACTGTTCGGTCACCCACATCGCGTCGCCCTCCACGATAGCGGTGGTGACGAGGCGCGAGTCGGTGGTCCACCGGTCGAACTCCGACCGGAACTCCCGACGCGAGGGCGTCAACAGGTCGTGCTGGAACTGGAGGGCGTGGACGAACTCGTGGGCCAGCACCGCCTCCTGCGAGACGCCGTGTTCGGCCAAGTCGGACTCGTTCAGCAGATAGATGTGGACCGCGGCTTGGCGCTCGACCGTGTACCCCAGCGGTTGCCTGTGCTCGGTCGAGGCGTTCGAGTACAACTGGAGCGCCTGCGCGCCGACGGGCCGGATGGCTCCGAACGTGTCGCGAACGTCGTAGGGCGGCCCCTCGTCGGCGTCGTACTCGTGGAGCGTGATGCCCTGCGTGGCCGAGAGGTCGCGGAGTTCCTCGACTCGACTCAACACCGTCGACGGGTCGTAGTCGGGGTCGAACCCCTCGGTCTCGATTTCGACCGTCTCGTCGGTCGCCGTCCGGTTCGCCCCCGGCGCGTCGCTCGTCCCCGCCACCCCGTGTGTCTCAGGCACTCCGTCCAGTCCCGCCACCTCGTCCGGTTCCCGCACCTCGCTCGCTCTCGGAGTCCGGTCGCCCGCTGCTGGGGCCGCGCCCGCGAGGACGAGCACGACCGCCAGCGCGACGGCGAACCGGGTCGGCTGTGGCATACCGCCACACACGGCGCGGAACGCCAAAAGGCCCCCGGGTGTTTTCCGTAACGGGCGCGTAGGCGACGGACATGTCGGAGAGCGGAGCGTCGGGAGGCGACGGCGGGTCGAACGCCGACGGACCGAGTGGCGGCAGGCCGATGGGAGACGGCGGCGATTCCCAACCCCGCGACACGATGCGCGAACGGGCCGACGAGAGCAGTTGGAAGCTCTGGGTGCTGATGGAGGCCAACCGGTGGGCTGTCACCGGCGCGTTGCTCGTCGGGGTGTTCGCCGCGTTGGTCGTCGTGGGCGTCCTCGACCCCTCGCCGCTCCAGCGGTCGGTCGCTCAGTCCGACCCCACCGAGACGCTGTTTCAGGCGTTCGTGACCGCCATCATCACGGGCGTCACGCTGGTCGTGACGCTGAACCAGTTGGTCCTCTCGCAGGAACTCGGGCCGGTCGGCGACCAACGCGACCGGATGGAGGGCGCGATGGCGTTCCGCGAGGACGTCGAGCAGACCCTCGACAGTCCGGTCAGTCCGCCCGAACCGTCCGCCTTCCTGCAGGCGCTCATCGACGAGACCTGCTCGCGGGCCAACGACCTCGCCGACGCGGTGAGTGACAGCGACGACCCGGAGTTCCGGGCGGCGGTCGAGAACTACGTGGACGCCCTCGAAGAGAACGCCAACGAGGTCAGCGACGAACTGGACGAGGCGGAGTTCGGGAGCTACGACCTGCTGTCGGCGGTGCTCGACTTCAACTACTCGTGGAAGATTTTCGTCGCGCGCCGCCTCCACAACGAGCACGGAGACGCGCTGACCGACGACGCCGCGGCCGCGTTCGACGACTTGGAGGAGGTTCTGGGGTTCTTCGGTCCGGCCCGCGAACACTTCAAGACGCTCTACTTCCAGTGGGAACTGGTGGACCTCTCGCGGGCGATGCTCTACTCGGCGGTCCCGGCGCTGGTCGTGGCCGCCTCGATGATAGTCTACTACGACGCGAAGGCGCTTCCCGGCGCGACCCTCGGTATCAGCAACGACATACTAATCACGAGTTTTGCCGCGACAGTCGCCGTCGTGCCGTTCATGCTCCTGTTGTCGTTCATTCTCCGCATCGCGACGGTCGCCAAGCGCACCCTCTCCATCGGCCCGTTCGTCCTCCGGAACGTCGACCGGAGCGACGAACTCGACTTCGAGTAGCGAACCGGGCGGTCCAGTCGCGGGTTCGCCGAGTCGGTCCGACGGAATCGAAACCAGCACTTTTCCCCGGAGAGCGCCAATTCGAGACCAGTGCCGACGCTCCGCATCCCCGAATCGGTCCGCGAGGAAATCCTCGCTCGCGCGCGAGAGGGCGCGCCCGAGGAAGTCTGCGGTATCCTCGCGGGCACTCGCGAATCCTCTCCCCGCGACACTGACGACGACCACGCGGACCACCGCGTCGAGAGCCACTATCCGGCCGCAAACGTCGCCGAGACGCCGCGAACGAGGTACGAAATCGACCCGCGCGAGCAACTCGACCTGATGGAGTGCATCGAGGAGACCGGCCGCGACGTCGTCGGGTTCTACCACTCCCATCCCCGCGGGCCGGCCGAACCGAGCGCGACCGACGCCGAACTGGCGACGTGGCCCGGCCGGTCGTACCTCGTCGTCTCGCTCGGCGCCGACCCACCGGAAGTGACCTCGTGGCGGTGGTCCGGCGACGAGTTCGCGCGGGAGGACCTACGCGTCGTCGGCGAGGAGTGAGGCCGGTCGTCGGCCGCGTTGAGGTACAGTTTTACCCCGCGAAGCCGTCACGTCGAGTATGAAGGCCGTCCAGTTCAGCGACCACGGGGACCGGAGCGTCATCGACTACGGCGACTTCCCGGACCCGACGCCGGACCGCGACGAGGTACTGGTGGACGTGAAAGCAGGCGCGCTCAATCACCTCGACGTGTGGACTCGGAGGGGACTGCCCGGAATCGACCTCGACATGCCACACGTCCCCGGGAGCGACGCGGCGGGTGTCGTCCTCGAAGTCGGCGAGGACGTGACCCGGTTCGAACCGGGCGACCGCGTGGCGGTCTCGGCCGGCGTCTACTGCGGGAAGTGCGAGTACTGCCGCGACGGCGAGTACTCGATGTGCGTCAACTACCACATCATCGGCGAACACGTCCGGGGCGTCCACGGCGAACGCGCGGCGGTGCCCGAGGACAACCTCGTCGAAGTCCCCTCGGGCGTCGAGTGGGAGACGGCGGCGGCCGCGCCGCTGGTCTTCCAGACCGCGTGGCGGATGCTGCTCAACCGCGGCGACCTGACGGCGGGCGAGTCGGTGCTGGTCCTCGGCGCGTCGGGCGGCGTCGGCCACGCCGCGGTCCAGATAGCCGACTACGCGGGCGCCGAGGTGTACGCCACCGCGTCCTCCGAGGAGAAGTTGGAGTACGCGGCCGAAGTCGGCGCCGACCACACCATCAACTACGAGGACGAGGACTTCGCCGCCGAGATTCGGGAGTTGACCGGCAAGCGCGGGGTCGACATGGTGGTCGACCACGTCGGCGAGGCGACCTACCCCGACTCTATCAAGAGTCTCGCCAAGGGCGGCCGGGTCGTCACCTGCGGCGCGACCACCGGCCCGAACCCCGGTGCGGGCCTCAACCGCATCTTCTGGAATCAACTCTCGGTCATCGGTTCGACCATGGCGAACCCCGGCGAGGTGGACGACGTGCTGGAACTCGTCTGGGACGGCACCTTCGAACCCCGCGTCCGAGAGGTCTTCCCGATGAGCGAGACGGCCCGCGCCCACGAGATGCTCGAAGAGCGCGAGGGCTTCGGTAAGGTCGTCGTCGTGCCAGACAGCGAGTACGACGAATGACCGAGGACACCTACACCCACCGACCCGGGAGCGTCGAGGACGGAAGCCAGCGCGGTGACCGCGACGACGACCCCGACGGGCGCTACGGCGAGGAGTCCGACGCCCACCCCGCCGCGCCGGTCGAACGCGGGCGCGAGGAGTGGGACTGGCGCGGGTGGGTGCTGGTCGGCGTCGTCGTCCTCTGCTTCGTCGTCGTGCCGGCGACGATTCTCTATCTGCCGCCGGTCCGACCGTTCAGGTTCGCCTACCTCGTCCTCCCGATGATTCCGGCGCTCCTGCTCGGTGCGACCGCGGTCTGGTCGGCCCAGCGGTCGGAGTAAGTCTCTTTCTGGCTCCCGAGAGCCTTCTACACATTTCTTAGACACGGATAAATAGTTCTCTCGTCGGCTCTCGGACTCGCCGAGGTTGCGAGTGTCTGCGCGGCGACGGCGGCGCGGACGCGACCGGAACACGGGAACGTCTTCTGACACGAACTGCGCCGTCGGCGTTTATTTAAGTCCCCGTCTGCCAAATAATCACACATGGTCGATTTCCAGTCACGCGACACGCGGCGACACGACGAGGACGAGGAGTCGGTCGAGACAGAACCCGGTCGAGAGAGCGAGGACTCGACGCCGACCGACGAGACCGGTCGCGACGACGACCACCGCACCACTGACGAGGACCACCACGCCCACGACGTGGACACCCTCGGGGCGGCGGTGGTGACCGTCTCCTCCTCGCGGAGTCTCTCGGACGACCCGTCGGGCGACGCTATCGTCGCGGGACTCGAAGACGCGGGCCACAAGGTCGTGAGCCGCGACCTCATCGACGACGACTACGACGGCGTGCAGGGGTCGGTGAACGCGCTGGTCGGCCGCGACGACGTGGACGCGGTGGTGACGACCGGCGGGACCGGCGTGACGCCCGACGACGTGACCATCGAGGCGGTCGAACAGCTCTTCGACAAGGAACTGCCGGGCTTCGGCGAGTTGTTCCGCCTGCTCTCGCACGACGAAATCGGGACGAAGGTCGTGGGCACACGCGCGACGGCGGGCGTCGTGGACGGCGTAGTCGTGTTCTGTCTGCCCGGGAGCGAGAACGCCGCGCGACTCGGCGTCGAGCAGATAATCGTGGAGGAAGCGGACCATCTGGCCGGACTGGCGAGTCGCGAGGAGTAGGTCGGGCGAGCGACGAGAGCGGCGGTTTCTGCGGTCAGTGGACGATTCCCTGAAACTCGATTCGGTCCGAATAGACTCGAACGTGGACGCCCCTGTCGTCGCGGTGTTCGCCGCCCCACTCGTACGCCCCGCTCGGCCCGCCCTCGACCCGAGCGCGAATCTCGTAGGACGTGTCGTTCGCCAGCGGGTTCGCGAAACGCCGACTCTCGTCGGCGTCGAGCGTCACTGTCTCTCGGAACGCGCTCTCGGAGTCCGTCCGCGCTTCTACCGTGACGGTACTCCGTGAACTCGTCTCGTTCGACACGGACACGTCGTCGACGCTGAAGTCGTTCCGGCCGGGTCGCGTACAGCCAGCGACCGTACCGACGAACGCGAGAGCAGTACCGCGGAGGAGAGTTCGCCTGCGGAGACCCATCACGGAACGACTCTTACCGAGAGAGAAAGTGCCTTGTGGTCGGACGCTCGGTCGGAACGTCTCGGAGTCCCGATGCGGTGCGCGGCTACTCGAAGTCCCGCCGCATCGCGATTTCGAACCACGGGCAGAGTCGCAACTGCCGGTACCACTCGGGATGCTCGTGGAGGCGCTCGTAGGGCACCCACATCAGGCCCGCGACCTCCTCCTCGTCGGGGTCGAGCGAGAGGTCGTCCAGCGTGACCTTCAGTACGGCACAGACCTCGTGCTCGACGCCCGCGTTCTCGAAGTAGCGCTTGTACTCGAAGCGGTCGGTCACGCGCAGGTCGTCGTACTGGTCGGGCGTGATGCCCAGTTCCTCTTCGAGGCGCTGGCGGGTCGCCTCCTTCTGGGTCTGACCCTGCACCGGATGGGAGGCCACGGTGCCGTCCCACCACGTCCCCCAGAGGCGCTTGTCGGGCGCGCGCTGGGCCAGCAGGATGTTGCCGTCGCCGTCGAACACCAGCGAAGTGAACGCTCGGTGGCGAATCCCGTCGCCCGTGTGGGCGTCGAGTCGGTTGACGGTTTCCTGCTCCTCGTCGTCGGCGTCTACCGCGACGACGTGCTGGCGTGCGTTCTCGTGGCGGTCCTCGGGAGTCGACGTAGTGGCGTCGGCCGCCGTGTCGTCGGCGCTCATTGGCCTCTGCTTGTCGGGGATAGCTAAAACCGTCTTCGATAGTTCGCCGCGCCGATAGTGTGGTAATTATGTCATTGGCGCGGTCGCTCCAACCAACGATTCGTCTCACCGGTCGTTCGCTGAGGTTGGTTCGCCGATAGGTCCGGTAGTCGGAATCGCCGAGCGTTCCGACTGTCGAAGTTGACGAGCGTTCCGGTGGCCGAAGCCGCCGACCGCATCCGCGACCGGAAATTCCTCCGAGCGCGCGGCCAGTGGCCCGGTCTGAAGCGCGCCAGCGCCCCGGGAGGCCGGAATCCGAATCCCCGACGCGGGGAATACGAATTTCGAAATCGAATTCCGAGACTCGTAATTCATCGTCGGATTTATTACGATGAGCGAACTTTCCACTACCAACGAATGACCGACGACACCGCAGGCGACGGACGGACGATTCTGCTCATCGGTAGCGGACCGATTCAGATCGGACAGGCCGCAGAGTTCGACTACTCCGGCGCGCAGGCCTGCCGGGCGCTGCAGGAGGAGGGTGCGCGAGTCGTGCTGGTCAACTCCAACCCCGCGACCATCATGACCGACCCGGAGATGGCCGACGAGGTGTACATCGAACCCATCACGACCGAGGCCATCGCCGAAATCATCCGGAAGGAGAACCCCGACGGCGTCATCGCGGGCCTCGGAGGCCAGACCGGCCTGAACGTCACCGCCGAACTCTCCGAGGAGGGCGTCCTGGAGGAGTACGACGTGGACATCATGGGCACGCCGCTGGACACCATCTACGCGACCGAGGACCGCGACCTCTTCCGCCAGCGCATGCGCGACCTCGGCCAACCGGTCGCGCGCTCGACCACCATCACGCTGGACAACGACGAAGAAGTCTCGGCCATCACCGAGGAGGACCTCGAAGAGCGCGTCGAGGCCGCCGTCGAGGAAGTCGGCGGTCTCCCCGTCATCGCCCGCACCACGTACACCCTCGGCGGGTCGGGGTCCGGCGTGGTCGA
Encoded proteins:
- a CDS encoding PspA/IM30 family protein — translated: MGVLSRLSYVVRSKINAALNRAEDPSETLDYSYEQMRDELQEVKQGIADLTTQKKRLEMQKRRLEENVEKHNEQAREAVNQDREDLARRALEKKKQKMNQIEDLEGQIASLQNTQDNLVEKKDQLQNRIEEFRTKKESMKARYEAAEAQTRVSEAMTGAGDEMEDVGRAIERAEERTEDMEARSEAMDELQDSGVFEDALSDKDSLDRELEEVRTSGEVDAELETLKTEMGKGSSDAGESDAEPADLETEVETESADEDIEAELEELKDDDESS
- a CDS encoding zinc-binding dehydrogenase, with the translated sequence MKAVQFSDHGDRSVIDYGDFPDPTPDRDEVLVDVKAGALNHLDVWTRRGLPGIDLDMPHVPGSDAAGVVLEVGEDVTRFEPGDRVAVSAGVYCGKCEYCRDGEYSMCVNYHIIGEHVRGVHGERAAVPEDNLVEVPSGVEWETAAAAPLVFQTAWRMLLNRGDLTAGESVLVLGASGGVGHAAVQIADYAGAEVYATASSEEKLEYAAEVGADHTINYEDEDFAAEIRELTGKRGVDMVVDHVGEATYPDSIKSLAKGGRVVTCGATTGPNPGAGLNRIFWNQLSVIGSTMANPGEVDDVLELVWDGTFEPRVREVFPMSETARAHEMLEEREGFGKVVVVPDSEYDE
- a CDS encoding MogA/MoaB family molybdenum cofactor biosynthesis protein, whose product is MVDFQSRDTRRHDEDEESVETEPGRESEDSTPTDETGRDDDHRTTDEDHHAHDVDTLGAAVVTVSSSRSLSDDPSGDAIVAGLEDAGHKVVSRDLIDDDYDGVQGSVNALVGRDDVDAVVTTGGTGVTPDDVTIEAVEQLFDKELPGFGELFRLLSHDEIGTKVVGTRATAGVVDGVVVFCLPGSENAARLGVEQIIVEEADHLAGLASREE
- a CDS encoding NUDIX hydrolase; protein product: MSADDTAADATTSTPEDRHENARQHVVAVDADDEEQETVNRLDAHTGDGIRHRAFTSLVFDGDGNILLAQRAPDKRLWGTWWDGTVASHPVQGQTQKEATRQRLEEELGITPDQYDDLRVTDRFEYKRYFENAGVEHEVCAVLKVTLDDLSLDPDEEEVAGLMWVPYERLHEHPEWYRQLRLCPWFEIAMRRDFE
- a CDS encoding desampylase: MPTLRIPESVREEILARAREGAPEEVCGILAGTRESSPRDTDDDHADHRVESHYPAANVAETPRTRYEIDPREQLDLMECIEETGRDVVGFYHSHPRGPAEPSATDAELATWPGRSYLVVSLGADPPEVTSWRWSGDEFAREDLRVVGEE